The following coding sequences lie in one Aquabacterium olei genomic window:
- the traE gene encoding type IV conjugative transfer system protein TraE has product MDFERLNSDIKEMRRRNRSLGLAVGVLASGHVVALLVILNLIGTVRTVVVPPTIDKTFWVSRDKASGEYLEQMGGFMAWLVLDVTPSSIDWKKNILLGYVEPDQYGPLKTRQEVEAERLKRINASTMFMPQQLVPSEDKQSVVVRGRLRTLVNGFETANDLKAYLIEFSFNGARMHLKTFKEVPNAS; this is encoded by the coding sequence ATGGACTTCGAGCGACTCAACAGCGACATCAAGGAGATGCGTCGCCGCAACCGCAGCCTGGGGCTCGCGGTGGGCGTACTGGCTTCGGGGCATGTTGTGGCACTGCTCGTCATCCTCAACCTGATTGGCACGGTGCGCACGGTGGTCGTGCCACCCACGATCGACAAGACCTTCTGGGTCAGCCGAGACAAGGCCAGTGGCGAATACCTGGAGCAGATGGGTGGTTTCATGGCCTGGCTGGTGCTGGACGTCACGCCCTCATCGATCGACTGGAAGAAAAACATCCTGCTCGGCTATGTGGAGCCCGACCAATACGGCCCGCTCAAGACCCGGCAGGAGGTCGAGGCCGAGCGGCTCAAGCGCATCAACGCCAGCACGATGTTCATGCCGCAGCAGTTGGTGCCCAGCGAGGACAAGCAAAGCGTCGTGGTGCGTGGCCGACTGCGCACCCTGGTCAATGGCTTCGAAACCGCCAACGACCTCAAGGCCTACCTGATCGAGTTCAGTTTCAACGGGGCACGCATGCACCTCAAGACCTTCAAGGAGGTTCCCAATGCGAGCTGA
- the traL gene encoding type IV conjugative transfer system protein TraL, whose amino-acid sequence MQADTYIPRRLDDPWKIGFWDIDVAAPVIFFFFVGYLSGTKLAFAACAGAGIFLSRWIARIKADKHQAFAMHWLYWHLPPSPMTAMRATPPSHIRRMVG is encoded by the coding sequence ATGCAAGCCGACACCTACATCCCCCGTCGCCTGGATGACCCCTGGAAGATCGGCTTCTGGGACATCGATGTGGCCGCCCCGGTGATCTTCTTTTTCTTTGTCGGCTACCTGTCGGGCACCAAGCTGGCCTTTGCGGCCTGCGCAGGTGCGGGGATCTTCCTGTCGCGCTGGATCGCCCGCATCAAGGCCGACAAGCACCAGGCCTTCGCGATGCACTGGCTGTACTGGCACCTGCCGCCCAGCCCCATGACCGCGATGCGCGCCACCCCGCCCTCGCACATCCGCCGCATGGTCGGCTGA
- a CDS encoding OmpA family protein — translation MTSASAAVILFAFSSCTLPAKQGHATAIPQAKRNASHIAQLERGRDAYFAQCVEPACPTTTPKTLAVADAQPQPSMRGNARALASVAPTEVTKPAPLHKPQVLVLEFATDSAVLTPVHRTLLNSAAKALGRAQRVLIVGRTDNVGPDAPNQAIALARADAVRDHIKRISPSHPNDIRIDARGLCCYIANNDTPEGRARNRRVEVVFTASSEGGP, via the coding sequence ATGACCAGCGCCTCGGCAGCGGTGATTCTGTTTGCCTTCTCGTCTTGCACCTTGCCCGCCAAGCAGGGCCATGCAACCGCGATACCACAAGCTAAGCGGAACGCCTCACACATCGCGCAGCTTGAACGTGGCCGCGACGCGTACTTTGCCCAGTGCGTCGAGCCTGCCTGTCCTACCACCACACCCAAAACGCTGGCTGTGGCCGATGCACAGCCGCAGCCTTCGATGCGAGGCAACGCGCGCGCCCTTGCATCCGTCGCGCCAACTGAAGTGACCAAGCCTGCCCCGCTGCACAAGCCTCAGGTGCTGGTCCTGGAGTTTGCAACCGACAGTGCGGTGCTGACACCTGTACACCGGACCCTGCTGAACAGCGCAGCCAAAGCCCTGGGACGTGCCCAGCGTGTGCTCATCGTGGGACGCACCGACAACGTCGGCCCTGATGCGCCCAATCAGGCCATCGCGCTAGCTCGGGCTGATGCCGTTCGAGATCACATCAAGCGCATCAGTCCCTCACACCCCAATGACATCCGCATCGATGCCAGAGGCCTGTGCTGCTACATCGCCAACAACGACACACCTGAGGGCCGAGCCCGCAATCGTCGCGTTGAGGTCGTGTTCACAGCCTCATCCGAGGGTGGGCCATGA
- a CDS encoding lytic transglycosylase domain-containing protein: MQWGPLSGCLALLSLPAHALACWDEAAHRYGVSSQLLYAVAKVESHLNPNAINLSHRQRTGSYDIGLMQINSSNLPALARFGITESDLYSPCTNIHVGAWLLAQTLAKQGLTWDGVGAYNAACTQLKGVACQSARRRYAWKVYRQLHASAIQSPQPTAVWPQSRSEAKQPLFILAARVSP; the protein is encoded by the coding sequence ATGCAATGGGGTCCCTTGTCTGGATGTCTTGCGCTGCTGAGCCTGCCGGCACACGCCCTGGCTTGCTGGGACGAGGCGGCGCATCGATATGGCGTGTCATCGCAATTGCTCTATGCCGTTGCAAAGGTCGAGTCGCACCTCAATCCAAATGCAATCAACCTCAGCCACCGCCAACGCACGGGCAGCTATGACATCGGGCTGATGCAGATCAACAGCTCGAACCTGCCTGCGCTGGCACGGTTCGGCATCACCGAAAGCGACCTGTACAGCCCTTGCACGAACATCCATGTGGGCGCCTGGCTGCTTGCCCAAACCCTGGCCAAGCAAGGGCTGACCTGGGATGGGGTGGGTGCCTACAACGCAGCGTGTACCCAACTCAAGGGAGTGGCCTGCCAGAGCGCACGCAGACGCTACGCCTGGAAGGTCTATCGGCAGTTGCACGCCTCGGCAATCCAGTCCCCACAGCCAACCGCCGTATGGCCGCAGAGCCGATCAGAGGCAAAGCAGCCCCTCTTCATCCTTGCCGCTCGGGTGTCGCCATGA
- the cadR gene encoding Cd(II)/Pb(II)-responsive transcriptional regulator → MKIGDLANLTGTQVETIRYYEREGLLPEPARTATNYRIYDVEHVERLAFIRRCRSLDMGLDEVRVLLGLKDKPSQSCEDANRVLDEHLGHVTQRIDELVALKAQLESLRSQCGEAKESADCGILKELSNGNQQPSQTGHQHIDSVHGLGR, encoded by the coding sequence ATGAAAATCGGCGATCTTGCCAACCTCACCGGCACCCAGGTGGAGACCATCCGCTACTACGAAAGGGAAGGACTCCTGCCCGAGCCCGCGCGCACGGCCACGAACTATCGCATCTACGATGTTGAGCACGTTGAGCGACTGGCCTTCATACGGCGCTGCCGCTCCCTGGACATGGGCCTCGACGAAGTTCGTGTCTTGCTTGGACTGAAGGACAAGCCCTCCCAGAGTTGCGAAGATGCCAACCGTGTGCTCGATGAGCACCTTGGTCATGTCACCCAGCGAATTGATGAGCTGGTGGCCCTGAAGGCACAGTTGGAGAGCTTGCGTTCCCAGTGCGGTGAGGCCAAGGAATCAGCCGACTGCGGCATCCTAAAAGAACTGAGCAACGGGAATCAACAGCCCTCGCAAACCGGCCACCAGCACATCGATTCGGTACATGGCCTTGGTAGATAG
- a CDS encoding heavy metal translocating P-type ATPase, producing MTQPQKLRLEIPLLLPSLPDIRDRCVKLLIQTLESREGIAAAHVADAATGGTPELCIHYDPDVISLGKVRDIARGAGAKLTDRFGHMLLRAGTKHPRAARTLTAKLKVLKGVVEAEVNASGSVRIEFDREQVEEKDLRTMLSGFGIEDRASLSPGSSTSIKDDGHDHQSHSHPEKLASVSDHTDHAHEHGDGHDHSHGDEKHGKHASGAHEGHDHSGGLFGEKTELIFAAIAGALLLVGWVLESQKLATETVSMAFFVMAYLFGGYFTLLEAIDNIKAKRFEIDMLMLVAAAGAAALGQWFEGALLLFLFSMGHSLEHYAMGRARKAIEALAKLAPEVALRRRDGKKEEIAVAQLQVGDTVVVRPNERLPADGFVVLGESSVNQAPVTGESVPVDKRPVQDAQAALQGFDKLPPQHRVFAGTINGSGALEVVVARQASESTMARVVKLVTEAETQRSPTQNFTEKFERVFVPLILALVGLLLFAWVVVDEPFSASFYRAMAVLVAASPCALAISVPSAVLSGVARAGRGGVLVKGGGPLENLGTLTAIAFDKTGTLTEGKPRLTDVVAAQGVDEKELLSIALAVEEHSDHPLASAVVEGAKQRLGDGHAAPQVQGLESITGRGVKARIGGDEVYIGKPVLFEELKGEAVPADLKTANERLVADGRTTMIVRLGGRYLGALGMMDTPRPVAAEVMKSLQKLGIERLVMISGDNQKVAESVAKSVGLTEARGDLMPEDKVKTIMDLRSSAGKVAMVGDGVNDAPAMANATVGIAMGAAGSDVALETADVALMADDLTQLPFAVGLSRQTSRIIRQNLWVSLGVVAVLIPSTILGLKMGTAVLFHEGSTLLVVINALRLLAFNQPESLTPVPSDTPKA from the coding sequence ATGACCCAGCCTCAAAAGCTTCGATTGGAAATCCCACTGTTGCTGCCCAGTCTCCCGGACATCAGGGATCGCTGCGTCAAGCTCCTGATCCAGACACTTGAATCGCGTGAAGGCATCGCCGCTGCTCACGTCGCTGATGCGGCCACCGGGGGCACTCCTGAGCTGTGCATCCACTACGACCCAGATGTCATCTCCCTGGGCAAAGTGCGTGACATCGCACGTGGGGCTGGCGCCAAGTTAACTGATCGTTTTGGGCACATGCTTTTGCGAGCGGGAACGAAACATCCCCGCGCAGCCCGAACTTTGACGGCAAAGCTCAAGGTCCTGAAAGGCGTCGTCGAAGCCGAAGTCAATGCCTCGGGTTCCGTCCGCATCGAGTTCGATCGGGAACAGGTCGAAGAGAAGGATTTGCGCACGATGCTCAGCGGCTTCGGCATCGAAGACCGCGCCTCTCTCTCGCCTGGTTCATCAACGTCCATCAAGGATGATGGACATGACCATCAGTCCCATTCCCATCCCGAAAAGCTCGCATCGGTGTCCGACCACACAGATCATGCGCACGAGCATGGTGACGGCCATGATCATTCGCATGGTGACGAGAAGCACGGCAAGCATGCATCAGGTGCTCATGAAGGCCATGACCATTCCGGTGGACTCTTCGGTGAAAAAACAGAACTGATCTTTGCCGCGATCGCGGGAGCCTTGCTGCTGGTCGGATGGGTGCTGGAATCACAGAAGCTGGCCACGGAAACCGTGAGCATGGCCTTCTTTGTGATGGCCTATCTGTTTGGCGGCTACTTCACCTTGCTGGAAGCCATCGACAACATCAAGGCCAAGCGCTTTGAGATTGACATGCTGATGTTGGTGGCCGCCGCTGGCGCAGCCGCACTCGGGCAATGGTTCGAGGGTGCCTTGCTGCTGTTCCTGTTCAGTATGGGGCACTCGCTTGAGCATTACGCCATGGGCAGGGCCCGCAAGGCGATCGAGGCGCTGGCCAAACTCGCCCCTGAAGTGGCATTGCGTCGGCGCGACGGCAAGAAAGAAGAAATCGCCGTGGCCCAACTGCAAGTGGGCGACACCGTCGTCGTGCGACCGAACGAACGGTTGCCCGCGGATGGCTTCGTGGTCTTGGGCGAAAGCAGCGTCAATCAGGCTCCCGTGACAGGCGAAAGCGTTCCGGTGGACAAGCGGCCTGTCCAAGACGCGCAGGCCGCGTTGCAAGGCTTCGACAAGTTGCCGCCGCAGCACCGCGTCTTCGCAGGGACCATCAATGGCTCGGGCGCGCTTGAAGTGGTCGTTGCGCGGCAGGCCAGCGAATCGACCATGGCACGCGTCGTCAAACTGGTCACGGAGGCTGAAACCCAACGCTCCCCTACTCAGAACTTCACTGAAAAATTCGAACGCGTCTTCGTGCCCCTCATCCTGGCGCTCGTGGGTTTGCTGCTGTTCGCATGGGTTGTCGTTGACGAGCCCTTCTCCGCGAGTTTCTACCGAGCCATGGCGGTGTTGGTTGCTGCCAGTCCCTGCGCGCTGGCCATTTCGGTTCCCAGCGCTGTACTCAGCGGCGTGGCCCGCGCGGGTCGAGGTGGGGTCCTGGTCAAAGGCGGTGGCCCGCTGGAGAACTTGGGCACGCTCACGGCCATCGCCTTCGACAAGACCGGCACGCTGACCGAAGGCAAGCCTCGCCTGACGGATGTCGTGGCCGCTCAAGGCGTCGACGAGAAGGAATTGCTGTCCATCGCTTTGGCCGTGGAAGAGCACAGCGATCACCCGCTGGCCTCCGCCGTGGTGGAAGGCGCCAAGCAGCGGTTGGGTGATGGCCATGCCGCACCCCAGGTCCAAGGCCTGGAAAGCATCACTGGCCGAGGTGTGAAGGCACGAATCGGTGGCGACGAGGTGTACATCGGCAAGCCGGTTCTGTTCGAAGAACTCAAAGGCGAAGCCGTACCGGCTGACTTGAAGACGGCCAATGAACGCTTGGTGGCCGACGGCAGGACCACCATGATCGTGCGACTGGGCGGGCGCTACCTCGGTGCGCTGGGCATGATGGACACGCCTCGGCCAGTTGCTGCTGAAGTGATGAAGTCCCTGCAGAAACTGGGGATCGAGCGTCTGGTGATGATCTCCGGAGACAACCAGAAGGTTGCCGAATCCGTTGCCAAGAGCGTGGGTCTGACGGAAGCGCGGGGCGACCTGATGCCGGAAGACAAGGTCAAGACGATCATGGACCTCCGGTCGAGCGCTGGTAAGGTCGCGATGGTGGGCGACGGCGTCAACGATGCGCCTGCCATGGCCAATGCCACGGTGGGCATCGCCATGGGCGCCGCTGGCTCGGATGTGGCTTTGGAAACAGCCGACGTGGCGCTCATGGCCGATGACCTGACCCAGTTGCCCTTTGCCGTCGGCCTGTCACGCCAGACGAGTCGCATCATCCGCCAGAACCTTTGGGTGAGTTTGGGCGTGGTGGCTGTGCTGATTCCGTCCACGATCCTGGGTTTGAAGATGGGCACGGCCGTGCTTTTCCACGAAGGCTCCACCCTCCTGGTTGTCATCAATGCGCTGCGCCTGCTGGCATTCAATCAGCCGGAATCGCTGACACCCGTCCCGTCCGACACCCCGAAGGCTTAA